In one window of Temnothorax longispinosus isolate EJ_2023e chromosome 9, Tlon_JGU_v1, whole genome shotgun sequence DNA:
- the LOC139819412 gene encoding uncharacterized protein isoform X1, with protein sequence MGRKCAVSHCKSGHRRHEHEKITIFSVPKNNIQVWSERLGCALNEKSCVCEKHFNQNDIKSEKIIAEDGKIIFQQRFSKKSLIKGAMPILNSDEPPMKLAKYDTSAVIEESQDLTEELQNISKFSTLPTNFTVLQNTKSQSDTNEFAIDTEKDTPVTSDSKLHLITSNEVIKSTINLCNTINKNDLNGSKFLFQQICANEIHINQPGAKWNFHKSLEPPILVFSELELASTPTRGENKVPVYTKKVILDDQLYVKIFIGQKNIVECISDLKCQEDLENLLIEVDKMIVCPGGPKVATFKKIHPQCAYKDENNKWRHNYCPTVVTKGSVCQYCVSLHKIFAQHIDRQRTSKKRLVLSPTTKNKVQLLYRRARVRARKLTRKETKIKQITEYIDELQKKMDEIETESLEKKIEKLNLPEPQVVLIRECISTARKKSSTNNRYSNEWMLTCLLLHIRSTATYNMLRENKILPLPSKSTICRYLRSSNTGCGFDEKFFTLFKIKLGKLPEDARHGILTFDEIQLRASLEINVKNMKFDGLIDFGTENCPDVPNAMVQADHALVFMFSSVKHAFHQPIGMFACKGATSGDALAGLVLKAIVEVEKAGGKVHGIICDGASTNRKLWTKLGISGKLKINEKEGTVTPPKYFFQNPVDDSRVVYAFSDAPHLIKCIRNNLFNKKKFKVFITIMNFSLIFSLIFYVSIFFKSISQINGQEVEWRFYQNLFKEDKKLPANLRLCPKLTENHINPTNTAKMRVSFATQVHLIFH encoded by the exons ATGGGTCGAAAATGTGCAGTTTCGCATTGTAAAAGTGGTCATCGACGTCATGAACAcgaaaaaattactattttttcggtgcccaaaaataatattcaagtgTGGTCGGAAAGGTTAGGTTGTGCTTTGAATGAAAAATCCTGTGTTtgtgaaaaacatttcaatcaaaatgatataaaatcggaAAAAATTATCGCTGAAGAtgggaaaattatttttcag CAACGCTTTTCAAAGAAATCACTTATCAAAGGAGCAATGCCAATTCTGAATTCTGATGAGCCTCCGATGAAATTAGCCAAATATGATACCAGTGCAGTAATAGAAGAATCTCAGGACCTGACAGAAGAATTACAAaacatatcaaaattttcaactCTCCCTACAAATTTTACAGTCTTACAGAATACAAAATCACAATCAGATACCAATGAATTTGCCATTGACACTGAAAAAGATACGCCAGTAACCAGTGATagcaaattacatttaattacatcGAATGAAGTTATTAAATCAACCATTAATCTTTGCaacacaattaataaaaatgatctaAATGGTTCTAAATTTCTCTTTCAACAAATATGTGCCAACGAAATCCATATTAACCAACCTGGGGCAAAATGGAACTTTCACAAATCATTGGAACCTCCAATACTAGTCTTTTCAGAATTAGAACTTGCATCAACACCGACGCGTGGGGAGAACAAAGTTCCAGTTTATACTAAAAAG GTAATCTTGGATGATCaactttatgtaaaaatattcatagGCCAAAAGAATATTGTCGAATGTATAAGTGATCTCAAATGTCAAGAGgatttggaaaatttattaatagaagTAGATAAGATGATAGTATGTCCTGGTGGCCCGAAAGTAGcaacatttaagaaaataCATCCTCAGTGTGCatataaagatgaaaataacAAATGGAGACATAACTATTGTCCAACTGTTGTAACGAAGGGCAGTGTATGTCAGTACTGTGTATctttacacaaaatatttgcACAGCATATTGATCGCCAACGTACTTCTAAAAAACGACTTGTCTTATCACCAACGACAAAAAACAAAGTACAATTACTTTACAGAAGAGCTCGAGTGCGAGCTCGAAAGCTaacaagaaaagaaacaaaaatcaaGCAAATAACAGAATATATAGACGAATTGCAGAAGAAAATGGATGAAATTGAGACAGAAAGtttggagaaaaaaattgaaaaactgaATCTACCAGAACCACAA GTTGTATTGATTAGAGAATGCATTTCAACTGCACGAAAAAAATCTTCTACAAATAATAGATACAGTAACGAATGGATGCTAACATGTTTACTCTTACACATTCGGAGTACGGCAACGTACAACATGcttagagaaaataaaattcttccaCTACCTTCTAAGTCAACTATCTGCAGATACCTTCGTAGTTCTAATACAGGGTGTGGTTTTGATGAGAAGTTtttcactttatttaaaataaaattggggAAACTTCCAGAAGATGCTCGACATGgaattttaacatttgatgAGATACAACTGAGAGCGAGTCTTGAAatcaacgtaaaaaatatgaaattcgaTGGTTTGATTGATTTTGGCACGGAAAATTGTCCTGATGTTCCGAATGCTATGGTACAAGCCGATCATGCTTTAGTATTCATGTTTTCATCGGTAAAGCATGCATTCCATCAACCTATCGGAATGTTTGCATGTAAAGGTGCAACATCCGGAGATGCATTGGCCGGATTGGTATTAAAAGCGATCGTTGAAGTTGAAAAAGCTGGTGGAAAAGTTCATGGTATAATCTGTGATGGGGCGTCAACTAATAGAAAGCTATGGACTAAGTTAGGCATAAGTGGAAAGCTgaagataaatgaaaaagaaggGACAGTTACACCTccaaaatacttttttcaaaaccCTGTCGACGATTCTCGAGTTGTGTATGCTTTTTCAGATGCTCCTCATCTTATAAAGTGTATACggaataatctttttaataaaaaaaaatttaaggtATTCATTACTATCATGaatttttctctaatattttctctaatattttatgtttcaatattttttaaatctatttctcAGATAAATGGACAAGAAGTTGAGTGgagattttatcaaaatttatttaaggagGATAAAAAACTTCCTGCAAATCTCAGACTTTGTCCCAAGTTAACAGAAAATCACATTAACCCTACAAATACCGCGAAAATGCGGGTATCTTTTGCAACTCAAGTACATTTGATTTTTCATTAA
- the LOC139819412 gene encoding uncharacterized protein isoform X2 gives MGRKCAVSHCKSGHRRHEHEKITIFSVPKNNIQVWSERLGCALNEKSCVCEKHFNQNDIKSEKIIAEDGKIIFQQRFSKKSLIKGAMPILNSDEPPMKLAKYDTSAVIEESQDLTEELQNISKFSTLPTNFTVLQNTKSQSDTNEFAIDTEKDTPVTSDSKLHLITSNEVIKSTINLCNTINKNDLNGSKFLFQQICANEIHINQPGAKWNFHKSLEPPILVFSELELASTPTRGENKVPVYTKKVILDDQLYVKIFIGQKNIVECISDLKCQEDLENLLIEVDKMIVCPGGPKVATFKKIHPQCAYKDENNKWRHNYCPTVVTKGSVCQYCVSLHKIFAQHIDRQRTSKKRLVLSPTTKNKVQLLYRRARVRARKLTRKETKIKQITEYIDELQKKMDEIETESLEKKIEKLNLPEPQVVLIRECISTARKKSSTNNRYSNEWMLTCLLLHIRSTATYNMLRENKILPLPSKSTICRYLRSSNTGCGFDEKFFTLFKIKLGKLPEDARHGILTFDEIQLRASLEINVKNMKFDGLIDFGTENCPDVPNAMVQADHALVFMFSSVKHAFHQPIGMFACKGATSGDALAGLVLKAIVEVEKAGGKVHGIICDGASTNRKLWTKLGISGKLKINEKEGTVTPPKYFFQNPVDDSRVVYAFSDAPHLIKCIRNNLFNKKKFKINGQEVEWRFYQNLFKEDKKLPANLRLCPKLTENHINPTNTAKMRVSFATQVHLIFH, from the exons ATGGGTCGAAAATGTGCAGTTTCGCATTGTAAAAGTGGTCATCGACGTCATGAACAcgaaaaaattactattttttcggtgcccaaaaataatattcaagtgTGGTCGGAAAGGTTAGGTTGTGCTTTGAATGAAAAATCCTGTGTTtgtgaaaaacatttcaatcaaaatgatataaaatcggaAAAAATTATCGCTGAAGAtgggaaaattatttttcag CAACGCTTTTCAAAGAAATCACTTATCAAAGGAGCAATGCCAATTCTGAATTCTGATGAGCCTCCGATGAAATTAGCCAAATATGATACCAGTGCAGTAATAGAAGAATCTCAGGACCTGACAGAAGAATTACAAaacatatcaaaattttcaactCTCCCTACAAATTTTACAGTCTTACAGAATACAAAATCACAATCAGATACCAATGAATTTGCCATTGACACTGAAAAAGATACGCCAGTAACCAGTGATagcaaattacatttaattacatcGAATGAAGTTATTAAATCAACCATTAATCTTTGCaacacaattaataaaaatgatctaAATGGTTCTAAATTTCTCTTTCAACAAATATGTGCCAACGAAATCCATATTAACCAACCTGGGGCAAAATGGAACTTTCACAAATCATTGGAACCTCCAATACTAGTCTTTTCAGAATTAGAACTTGCATCAACACCGACGCGTGGGGAGAACAAAGTTCCAGTTTATACTAAAAAG GTAATCTTGGATGATCaactttatgtaaaaatattcatagGCCAAAAGAATATTGTCGAATGTATAAGTGATCTCAAATGTCAAGAGgatttggaaaatttattaatagaagTAGATAAGATGATAGTATGTCCTGGTGGCCCGAAAGTAGcaacatttaagaaaataCATCCTCAGTGTGCatataaagatgaaaataacAAATGGAGACATAACTATTGTCCAACTGTTGTAACGAAGGGCAGTGTATGTCAGTACTGTGTATctttacacaaaatatttgcACAGCATATTGATCGCCAACGTACTTCTAAAAAACGACTTGTCTTATCACCAACGACAAAAAACAAAGTACAATTACTTTACAGAAGAGCTCGAGTGCGAGCTCGAAAGCTaacaagaaaagaaacaaaaatcaaGCAAATAACAGAATATATAGACGAATTGCAGAAGAAAATGGATGAAATTGAGACAGAAAGtttggagaaaaaaattgaaaaactgaATCTACCAGAACCACAA GTTGTATTGATTAGAGAATGCATTTCAACTGCACGAAAAAAATCTTCTACAAATAATAGATACAGTAACGAATGGATGCTAACATGTTTACTCTTACACATTCGGAGTACGGCAACGTACAACATGcttagagaaaataaaattcttccaCTACCTTCTAAGTCAACTATCTGCAGATACCTTCGTAGTTCTAATACAGGGTGTGGTTTTGATGAGAAGTTtttcactttatttaaaataaaattggggAAACTTCCAGAAGATGCTCGACATGgaattttaacatttgatgAGATACAACTGAGAGCGAGTCTTGAAatcaacgtaaaaaatatgaaattcgaTGGTTTGATTGATTTTGGCACGGAAAATTGTCCTGATGTTCCGAATGCTATGGTACAAGCCGATCATGCTTTAGTATTCATGTTTTCATCGGTAAAGCATGCATTCCATCAACCTATCGGAATGTTTGCATGTAAAGGTGCAACATCCGGAGATGCATTGGCCGGATTGGTATTAAAAGCGATCGTTGAAGTTGAAAAAGCTGGTGGAAAAGTTCATGGTATAATCTGTGATGGGGCGTCAACTAATAGAAAGCTATGGACTAAGTTAGGCATAAGTGGAAAGCTgaagataaatgaaaaagaaggGACAGTTACACCTccaaaatacttttttcaaaaccCTGTCGACGATTCTCGAGTTGTGTATGCTTTTTCAGATGCTCCTCATCTTATAAAGTGTATACggaataatctttttaataaaaaaaaatttaag ATAAATGGACAAGAAGTTGAGTGgagattttatcaaaatttatttaaggagGATAAAAAACTTCCTGCAAATCTCAGACTTTGTCCCAAGTTAACAGAAAATCACATTAACCCTACAAATACCGCGAAAATGCGGGTATCTTTTGCAACTCAAGTACATTTGATTTTTCATTAA